In a single window of the Dryobates pubescens isolate bDryPub1 chromosome Z, bDryPub1.pri, whole genome shotgun sequence genome:
- the RPL17 gene encoding 60S ribosomal protein L17, with protein sequence MVRYSLDPENPTKSCKSRGSNLRVHFKNTRETAQAIKGMHIRKATKYLKDVTLKKQCVPFRRYNGGVGRCAQAKQWGWTQGRWPKKSAEFLLHMLKNAESNAELKGLDVDSLVIEHIQVNKAPKMRRRTYRAHGRINPYMSSPCHIEMILTEKEQIVPKPEEEVAQKKKISQKKLKKQKLMARE encoded by the exons ATGGTGCGCTACTCTCTGGACCCTGAGAACCCCACTAAAT CATGCAAGTCCCGGGGCTCCAACCTGCGGGTGCACTTCAAG AACACCCGTGAGACCGCCCAGGCCATCAAGGGGATGCACATCCGTAAGGCCACCAAGTACCTGAAGGATGTCACCCTGAAGAAGCAGTGTGTGCCCTTCCGCCGCTACAACGGGGGAGTCGGGAGATGTGCCCAG gccaagcagtggggctggactcagGGCCGGTGGCCTAAGAAGAGTGCTGAGTTCCTGCTGCACATGCTGAAGAACGCCGAGAGCAACGCGGAGCTCAAG ggtctGGACGTGGACTCTCTGGTGATTGAGCACATCCAGGTCAACAAGGCTCCCAAGATGCGGCGGCGCACCTACAGGGCCCACGGGCGCATCAACCCCTACATGAGCTCCCCGTGCCACATCGAGATGATCCTCACCGAGAAGGAGCAGATCGTCCCCAAACCCGAAGAAGAAGTTGCTCAAAAGAAAAAG ATATCTCAGAAGAAGCTGAAGAAGCAGAAGCTGATGGCTCGGGAGTGa